Proteins from a single region of Ziziphus jujuba cultivar Dongzao chromosome 1, ASM3175591v1:
- the LOC107419242 gene encoding probable F-box protein At4g22030: MATLQASSIFCLKGKSSLQVIHFCKGSVIRATNTNNNAQKTQATLPPLSSFPSRTLSEGLDIGSTGSTINAVTTTQTEKHSLNFSTSNTNTTCSIKQSEELSNRIAVSKLHAIMEAVADRVEMHNNIGAQRDNWNRLLLTSINAITLTAATMAGIASAISGTGAPFMALKLSSTILYLAATGMLVVMNKIQPSQLAEEQRNAARLFKQLRIQIRTTLSLGNPTSVDVNEAMDKVLALDKAYPLPLLGNRMLERFPDTVEPTVWWPRKQRDRQQADYQERGGIRKEVENGWSREMEEEMREIVGVIEGKDMVDYLSLSRKALGVNRILAISGPLLTGFGALGCAFVGIIHGAWPVVVGVVAGAMASVVNALEHGGQVGMVFEMYRSNAGFFRLMEETIESNLNEKDAGRRENGEVLEMKVALQLGRSLSELKHLSSSSRNGEAPEEFASKLF, from the coding sequence ATGGCAACCCTTCAGGCTTCAAGCATATTTTGTTTGAAGGGCAAGAGCTCCTTACAAGTCATACATTTTTGCAAAGGGTCTGTTATAAGAGCCACCAATACAAATAACAACGCACAAAAAACACAAGCAACTCTACCTCCTCTTTCAAGTTTCCCATCTAGGACTTTGTCTGAGGGCTTGGATATTGGCAGTACTGGTTCTACAATTAATGCAGTGACTACTACCCAAACAGAAAAACACTCTCTTAATTTCTCCACTTCCAATACCAACACTACTTGTTCCATCAAACAAAGCGAGGAGCTTTCGAATCGAATCGCAGTTTCCAAGTTACATGCAATCATGGAGGCTGTTGCAGATAGAGTAGAGATGCATAATAATATTGGAGCTCAGCGTGACAATTGGAATCGCCTTCTTCTTACATCCATCAATGCTATCACTCTCACTGCTGCAACAATGGCTGGAATAGCGTCGGCCATATCTGGTACTGGGGCACCCTTTATGGCACTCAAGCTCTCTTCCACCATACTTTATTTGGCAGCCACTGGAATGTTGGTGGTGATGAACAAGATCCAACCATCCCAGCTCGCCGAAGAACAGAGAAACGCTGCTAGACTCTTCAAACAGCTTCGTATCCAGATCCGAACCACACTGTCTCTTGGAAATCCTACCTCCGTTGATGTAAACGAAGCGATGGACAAAGTTCTGGCTTTGGATAAGGCATACCCTCTTCCATTATTAGGCAATAGAATGCTCGAAAGATTCCCAGATACCGTCGAACCCACGGTTTGGTGGCCGCGGAAACAAAGAGACAGACAGCAAGCTGATTATCAAGAACGTGGAGGAATTAGAAAGGAAGTTGAAAACGGTTGGAGCAGAGAGATGGAGGAGGAAATGAGAGAGATTGTTGGGGTTATAGAAGGGAAGGACATGGTTGATTACTTGAGTTTGAGTAGAAAGGCTCTTGGAGTGAACAGAATCTTAGCGATTTCTGGTCCTTTATTAACCGGCTTTGGAGCTTTGGGGTGTGCTTTTGTGGGTATTATTCATGGAGCATGGCCTGTTGTGGTGGGAGTCGTTGCAGGAGCCATGGCAAGCGTTGTGAATGCATTGGAGCACGGCGGTCAAGTTGGGATGGTCTTTGAAATGTACCGGAGTAATGCCGGTTTCTTTAGGCTCATGGAGGAGACCATTGAATCGAACCTGAATGAAAAAGATGCCGGAAGAAGAGAGAATGGTGAAGTGCTTGAAATGAAGGTGGCTTTGCAGCTCGGTAGAAGTCTTTCGGAACTCAagcatctttcttcttcttcgagaAATGGTGAGGCCCCGGAAGAGTTTGCTAGCAAGCTTTTCtaa